From one Thalassobaculum sp. OXR-137 genomic stretch:
- a CDS encoding response regulator, whose product MTIGLVGILFLAGSFGIGATAWVHHRVAETQESWNDYRDASSVRARSLVEITDKLGYGGAIDHLLSFVLRGDYEYIENLNADLGSVRSAVDRYRTVDITVKEKAALREIEDLVNILYDRSELAQVMRAYGNTPKETARAMALWSPGALIALDDLQHAVVARRSRHSTDESKLELIRGFRRDVGFGGLIEFYRKLILLGDTAFEPLSLRAAELARQTLDRYRALPLNDLERQALDTIGATLGQYEASIPKIAAMVRAGTPARTIDHATAIDDGPAQASLAVLERAVAWDANQLTEIIQNNLGFVSRLTNVLVVLFAIGAVLIGVLIVGVVLNSVQRPLSRIADAMVRIPDGDLAPEESVESRVREVSDLASSLEIFRRYASDLDMTAAILHQFHELSTDVSLNTHERIRQILQLGGRHFGTDVGTASRITGGQYVVEHSVGSGPIRAPGTTFDLKTTYCKHTLMHDRALALHDVETSDLAEALCFRIFGLRTYIGAPVIVEGEVYGTIHFSSLDARELPFSKSDLVLVEMMGRWLGMELERDRALARLSSARDAAEEGTRAKSSFLANMSHEIRTPLNGIIGLGRLLSQTPLNPKQQDYAQKVLFSSENLLGIINDILDFSKIEAGQVQMERTEFRLMKVIESVTAMVAPRATEKDLEFLISVDPDTPQELVGDPLRLGQILTNLCSNAIKFTSEGEIIVSVRPVEIVDGRVELQVSVRDSGVGMTPEQIGQIFRPFTQADVSTTRKFGGTGLGLTISKELAELMGGRIWVESEPGVGSTFHFTARLALGSAGAHAEAVLPADLRDLRILVVDDNEMARLVIGDTLRAMGFRVDVAADGPSALERIPVAPGTAGYNIVLMDWMMPGMDGLEAARRIRERCGDGPCPATILVSAFMPDEAVLSIEGAGLAGYVTKPVNQSSLFDAVANAVGQNTGQRYVRTAGSARADSTILPGLRVLLAEDNEINQEVAVAVLEQQGVTVDVVENGEEAVARVRDGGPGYYDAVLMDVQMPVMDGLEATRKIKLDPRFNALPVIAMTAHALEEERQKCFAAGMCDHVSKPLDEDKLFDALARHCQKPDRPAAAPRPGRQAEPTPPILPDAEAAMTIDVDRLTTIDTVELRRALPDDLTSSLLLKFRAAQSDTPAAIRRGIGEGDAQQVRRIAHQLRGVAGNLRATAVFEAATSLELKIDADGLSDADEIGALVTRLTDALDALIADIDAATVRSAPPTTEAAGSAGDAGGEAVPADPADIRALVDQLRSGAMEAEETWRKLEPGLRARNNEVADTVAEAIGDLDYGMAAAKLTSYLSAA is encoded by the coding sequence TTGACGATAGGACTGGTCGGCATTCTGTTTCTTGCCGGCTCCTTCGGCATCGGCGCGACGGCTTGGGTGCATCACCGGGTAGCCGAGACGCAGGAGAGCTGGAACGACTATCGCGATGCCAGCTCGGTGCGCGCCCGTTCCCTGGTCGAGATCACCGACAAGCTCGGGTATGGCGGCGCCATCGACCATCTCCTGAGCTTCGTGCTGCGCGGCGATTACGAGTACATCGAGAACCTGAACGCGGATCTGGGCTCCGTACGGTCGGCGGTCGACCGCTATCGGACCGTCGACATCACGGTCAAGGAAAAGGCCGCGCTGCGCGAGATCGAGGATCTCGTAAACATCCTCTACGACCGGTCCGAGCTTGCCCAGGTCATGCGCGCCTACGGCAATACGCCGAAGGAGACCGCCCGCGCCATGGCACTGTGGTCGCCGGGGGCGCTGATCGCCCTGGACGATCTACAGCATGCGGTGGTCGCGCGGCGGTCGCGCCACTCCACCGACGAGTCCAAGCTGGAACTGATCCGGGGCTTCCGGCGGGATGTCGGGTTCGGCGGGCTGATCGAATTCTACCGGAAACTCATCCTGCTCGGCGACACCGCCTTCGAGCCGCTGAGCCTGCGGGCGGCGGAACTTGCCCGGCAAACCCTCGACCGCTACCGGGCATTGCCGCTGAACGACCTGGAACGCCAGGCGCTCGACACCATCGGCGCCACGCTCGGGCAATACGAGGCGAGCATCCCGAAGATTGCCGCAATGGTCCGCGCAGGGACGCCGGCGAGGACGATCGATCACGCAACCGCCATCGACGACGGGCCGGCGCAGGCCTCGCTGGCCGTCTTGGAGCGGGCCGTGGCGTGGGATGCCAACCAACTCACCGAGATCATCCAGAACAATCTCGGCTTCGTGTCCCGCCTGACCAACGTGCTGGTCGTGCTGTTCGCCATCGGCGCGGTCTTGATCGGTGTGCTCATCGTCGGCGTGGTTCTCAATTCTGTGCAGCGCCCGCTCTCCCGGATCGCCGATGCCATGGTCCGGATCCCGGATGGCGATCTGGCGCCGGAGGAGAGCGTGGAGAGCCGGGTGCGCGAGGTGAGCGATCTGGCAAGCTCGCTCGAGATCTTCCGCCGCTACGCGTCCGATCTCGACATGACGGCGGCCATTCTTCACCAGTTCCACGAACTGTCGACGGACGTCTCGCTGAACACCCACGAGCGGATCCGCCAGATCCTGCAGCTCGGCGGCCGGCACTTCGGCACGGATGTCGGCACCGCGAGCCGGATCACCGGCGGACAGTATGTGGTCGAGCATTCGGTCGGCAGCGGCCCGATCCGCGCGCCCGGCACCACCTTCGATCTGAAGACGACCTACTGCAAACACACTCTGATGCACGATCGTGCGCTTGCCCTTCACGACGTGGAGACGAGCGACCTGGCCGAGGCGCTGTGCTTCCGTATCTTCGGCCTCCGGACCTATATCGGCGCGCCGGTGATCGTCGAAGGCGAGGTCTACGGGACGATCCACTTTTCGTCTCTCGACGCGCGCGAGCTTCCCTTCTCCAAGAGCGATCTGGTGCTTGTCGAGATGATGGGGCGCTGGCTCGGCATGGAGCTCGAGCGGGACCGGGCCCTGGCCCGACTGTCCTCGGCCCGAGACGCCGCCGAGGAAGGGACCCGGGCCAAGTCCTCTTTCCTGGCGAACATGAGCCACGAGATCCGCACGCCGTTGAACGGCATCATCGGTCTAGGCCGGCTGCTGTCCCAGACCCCGCTCAACCCCAAGCAGCAGGACTATGCCCAGAAGGTGCTGTTCTCCTCGGAGAACCTGCTCGGGATCATCAACGACATTCTCGACTTCTCGAAGATCGAGGCCGGTCAGGTCCAGATGGAGCGGACGGAGTTCCGTCTCATGAAGGTCATCGAGTCCGTCACCGCCATGGTGGCGCCCCGGGCGACGGAGAAGGATCTGGAGTTCCTGATCAGCGTCGATCCGGACACCCCCCAGGAGCTGGTGGGCGATCCGCTGCGCCTCGGGCAGATTCTCACCAACCTGTGCTCGAACGCCATCAAGTTCACCAGCGAGGGGGAGATCATCGTCTCGGTTCGGCCGGTCGAGATCGTCGACGGCCGGGTCGAGCTTCAGGTCTCCGTGCGCGACAGCGGCGTGGGGATGACGCCGGAGCAGATCGGCCAGATTTTCCGACCATTCACCCAGGCGGACGTGTCCACCACCCGGAAGTTCGGCGGGACCGGGCTCGGCCTGACCATCTCCAAGGAACTGGCGGAGCTGATGGGCGGGCGGATCTGGGTCGAGTCCGAACCGGGTGTCGGGTCCACCTTTCACTTCACCGCGCGCCTTGCCCTCGGTTCGGCCGGGGCCCACGCCGAAGCGGTGCTGCCGGCGGATCTCCGCGATCTGCGGATCCTGGTGGTCGACGACAACGAGATGGCGCGGCTGGTCATCGGCGACACGCTGCGCGCCATGGGTTTCCGGGTGGATGTGGCGGCGGACGGCCCCTCTGCCCTGGAGCGGATCCCGGTCGCGCCGGGAACGGCCGGCTATAACATCGTCCTGATGGACTGGATGATGCCGGGCATGGACGGTCTGGAAGCCGCCCGGCGCATCCGGGAGAGATGCGGCGACGGCCCCTGTCCCGCGACAATACTGGTCTCGGCCTTCATGCCGGACGAGGCCGTTCTGAGCATCGAAGGGGCGGGTCTCGCCGGCTACGTCACCAAGCCGGTCAACCAGTCCTCGCTGTTCGACGCGGTCGCCAATGCGGTGGGCCAGAACACCGGCCAGCGTTACGTCCGGACGGCCGGATCGGCCCGCGCCGATTCGACGATCCTGCCCGGTCTGCGCGTCCTTCTGGCCGAGGACAACGAGATCAACCAGGAAGTGGCCGTCGCCGTCCTGGAGCAGCAGGGCGTGACGGTCGATGTCGTGGAGAACGGCGAGGAAGCGGTGGCGCGGGTGCGCGACGGCGGCCCCGGTTACTACGACGCCGTCCTGATGGACGTGCAGATGCCGGTCATGGACGGTCTGGAAGCCACCCGGAAGATCAAGCTCGACCCCCGCTTCAACGCGCTGCCGGTCATCGCCATGACGGCGCATGCCCTGGAGGAGGAGCGCCAGAAGTGCTTCGCCGCCGGCATGTGCGATCACGTATCCAAGCCGCTGGACGAGGATAAACTGTTCGATGCTCTTGCCCGACACTGCCAGAAGCCGGATCGGCCCGCTGCAGCGCCCCGGCCCGGAAGACAGGCAGAGCCCACCCCCCCAATCTTGCCGGACGCGGAGGCGGCCATGACCATCGATGTGGATAGGCTGACGACGATCGACACGGTCGAGCTGCGCCGCGCGCTGCCGGACGACCTGACGTCGAGCCTGCTGCTGAAGTTCCGCGCGGCCCAGAGCGATACGCCTGCGGCGATCCGCCGGGGGATTGGCGAGGGGGACGCCCAGCAGGTGCGCCGCATCGCCCACCAGCTCCGGGGCGTGGCCGGAAATCTGCGCGCGACCGCGGTGTTCGAGGCCGCCACGTCGCTGGAACTCAAGATCGATGCCGACGGTCTGAGCGACGCTGACGAGATCGGCGCGCTGGTCACCCGCCTTACCGACGCGCTCGACGCCCTGATCGCCGATATCGATGCCGCGACGGTCCGCTCTGCACCGCCAACGACCGAGGCCGCAGGATCGGCGGGTGACGCGGGCGGCGAGGCGGTCCCGGCGGATCCGGCCGATATCCGGGCGCTGGTCGATCAGCTCCGCTCCGGCGCCATGGAGGCGGAGGAGACCTGGCGGAAGCTCGAGCCAGGGCTGCGCGCCCGCAATAACGAGGTCGCCGACACGGTGGCGGAAGCGATCGGAGATCTCGATTACGGAATGGCGGCCGCCAAACTCACGTCTTACCTCAGTGCGGCGTGA
- a CDS encoding SMP-30/gluconolactonase/LRE family protein encodes MAPTVDCVLDAGATLGEGIVWDEAAQRLWWVDIAAPALHRFDPSNGGNETWPMPSAIGCVAPRASGGAVVGLEEGWCAFDPATGSVDVLNAAAPGAVGMRFNDGCVDPAGRFWAGTMPKAGPANAAAGEPGNGLLFRLETDGSSPKILDGLYTQNGLAFSPDGAVMYLSDSHPAVRTIWAFDYDLASGTPSNRRVFFDTRQVAGRPDGAAMDADGCYWMAGIEGWQVIRITPAGTIDRIVQVPVEKPTCLAFGGPRLDTLYLTCMGPGLITKGTEAKQPRAGGLFAFDPGVPGYAPPPCAA; translated from the coding sequence ATGGCCCCCACCGTCGACTGCGTGCTCGATGCCGGTGCCACGTTGGGCGAAGGCATCGTCTGGGACGAGGCTGCCCAGCGGCTGTGGTGGGTGGATATCGCCGCCCCTGCCCTGCACCGCTTCGACCCGTCCAACGGTGGGAACGAGACCTGGCCGATGCCGTCGGCCATCGGCTGCGTGGCGCCGCGGGCGAGCGGCGGCGCGGTGGTTGGGCTGGAGGAGGGCTGGTGCGCCTTCGATCCGGCGACCGGCAGCGTGGACGTGCTCAACGCCGCCGCCCCGGGCGCCGTCGGGATGCGCTTCAACGACGGTTGTGTCGATCCGGCCGGGCGGTTCTGGGCCGGCACCATGCCGAAGGCCGGGCCGGCCAACGCCGCCGCGGGGGAGCCGGGCAACGGACTCCTGTTCCGGCTTGAGACGGACGGGTCGTCGCCGAAGATCCTCGACGGCCTGTACACGCAGAACGGCCTGGCCTTCTCGCCGGACGGCGCGGTCATGTACCTGTCCGACAGCCATCCGGCGGTGCGCACCATCTGGGCCTTCGACTACGATCTGGCGAGCGGGACCCCGTCCAATCGCCGGGTATTCTTCGACACGCGCCAGGTCGCCGGGCGCCCGGACGGCGCGGCGATGGACGCGGACGGCTGCTACTGGATGGCCGGGATCGAAGGCTGGCAGGTGATCCGGATCACCCCCGCCGGGACTATCGACAGGATCGTCCAGGTTCCGGTGGAGAAGCCGACCTGCCTCGCCTTCGGCGGCCCGCGGCTGGACACGCTCTACCTCACCTGCATGGGGCCGGGGCTGATCACCAAGGGAACAGAGGCCAAGCAGCCCCGGGCCGGCGGCCTCTTCGCCTTCGATCCGGGCGTTCCGGGATACGCGCCGCCGCCCTGCGCGGCGTAG
- a CDS encoding TRAP transporter large permease codes for MGLLILLGVFALCVVIGVPVAFALGVAAVAAFFYEGLPMVIAFQRIISGINVFSLMAIPFFIFAGELMFHGGIAIRLVRFASAAVGAVRGGLGVVNVFSSMLFGGISGSAVADISALGSILIPVMKEKGYDDDYAVNVTVTSSIAGILVPPSHNMILYAIAAGGGISISSLFLAGVVPGVLMCICLAVAAYLIAVKRGYKAEVFPGFHALLLSFVAAIPGLFTAVIIVGGVLSGIFTVTESGAFGTLYAFAITLIVYRSMSWKAFSTAVVNSVRTTSMVLILVASATAFAYMLTFYQVPNKMIDFMTGISENPIMILIMINLMLLVLGMIMDMAALILICTPIFLPVVVSFGMDPVQFGMILMMNLGLGLCTPPVGACLFLGCAVGKVPIERAVRTIWPFYAAILVALVLTTFIPAISLTLPQWLAG; via the coding sequence ATGGGCCTGCTGATCCTTCTCGGGGTGTTCGCGCTGTGCGTGGTGATCGGAGTGCCGGTCGCCTTCGCCCTGGGAGTCGCCGCCGTCGCCGCCTTCTTCTACGAGGGCCTGCCGATGGTGATCGCGTTCCAGCGCATCATCTCCGGCATCAACGTCTTCTCGCTGATGGCGATCCCGTTCTTCATCTTCGCCGGCGAACTGATGTTCCACGGCGGCATCGCCATCCGGCTTGTGCGCTTCGCCTCGGCGGCGGTCGGCGCCGTGCGTGGCGGGCTCGGCGTGGTGAACGTCTTCTCCTCCATGCTGTTCGGCGGCATTTCCGGCTCGGCGGTGGCGGATATCTCCGCGCTCGGCTCGATCCTGATCCCGGTGATGAAGGAGAAGGGGTACGACGACGACTACGCGGTCAACGTCACCGTGACCTCCTCGATCGCCGGCATCCTGGTGCCGCCCAGCCACAACATGATCCTGTACGCGATCGCGGCGGGCGGCGGCATCTCCATCTCCTCGCTGTTCCTGGCCGGCGTGGTGCCGGGCGTGCTGATGTGTATCTGCCTCGCCGTCGCTGCCTATCTGATCGCGGTCAAGCGCGGCTACAAGGCGGAGGTGTTCCCCGGCTTCCATGCTCTGCTGCTGAGCTTCGTGGCGGCGATCCCGGGCCTGTTCACTGCGGTGATCATCGTCGGAGGCGTGCTGTCGGGCATCTTCACGGTGACCGAGTCCGGCGCCTTCGGCACGCTCTACGCCTTCGCCATCACGCTGATCGTCTACCGGTCCATGAGCTGGAAAGCCTTCAGCACGGCGGTGGTCAACTCGGTGCGCACCACCTCCATGGTGCTGATCCTGGTCGCCTCGGCCACGGCCTTCGCCTACATGCTGACCTTCTATCAGGTTCCCAACAAGATGATCGACTTCATGACCGGGATCTCCGAGAACCCGATCATGATCCTGATCATGATCAACCTCATGCTGCTGGTCCTGGGGATGATCATGGACATGGCGGCGCTGATCCTGATCTGCACGCCGATCTTCCTGCCGGTGGTCGTCTCCTTCGGCATGGATCCGGTGCAGTTCGGGATGATCCTGATGATGAACCTGGGGCTGGGCCTGTGCACCCCGCCGGTGGGCGCCTGCCTGTTCCTGGGCTGTGCGGTGGGCAAGGTGCCGATCGAGCGGGCGGTGCGCACGATCTGGCCGTTCTACGCGGCGATCCTGGTGGCGCTGGTCCTGACGACCTTCATTCCGGCGATCTCGCTGACCCTGCCGCAGTGGCTGGCGGGGTAA
- a CDS encoding FadR/GntR family transcriptional regulator codes for MTGSISLTQQTTEALRAKIAEGPMKAGDRLPTEKELEVEFGVSRTVIREAIAVLKAEGLVEPRRGAGIFVLDPVQSRPRAMPSFLPGQMYQALDLLELRMAVEVEAAGLAATRRTLSQDARIREHMADFGRALETGAKTVELDIAFHDAIAQGTNNDLFPDFLESLGRNAIPRNSLSPEQRERLISQDYLQRVHQEHLAIADAISAGDADRARAAMRAHLSGSIARYRASL; via the coding sequence ATGACGGGCAGCATCAGTCTTACCCAGCAGACCACCGAGGCGCTGCGCGCGAAGATCGCCGAGGGCCCCATGAAGGCGGGCGACCGTCTGCCGACGGAGAAGGAACTCGAGGTCGAGTTCGGCGTCAGCCGCACGGTGATCCGCGAGGCGATCGCCGTGCTGAAGGCCGAAGGGCTGGTGGAGCCGCGTCGCGGCGCGGGCATCTTCGTGCTCGATCCGGTGCAGTCCCGGCCGCGCGCGATGCCGTCCTTCCTGCCCGGCCAGATGTATCAGGCGCTCGACCTGTTGGAACTGCGGATGGCGGTGGAGGTCGAGGCGGCGGGGCTGGCCGCGACCCGGCGCACCCTGTCCCAGGACGCTCGGATCCGCGAGCACATGGCCGATTTCGGCCGGGCGCTGGAGACCGGCGCCAAGACCGTGGAGCTGGACATCGCTTTCCACGACGCCATCGCCCAGGGTACGAACAACGACCTGTTTCCCGACTTTCTGGAATCCCTCGGCCGAAATGCGATCCCGCGCAATTCTCTCTCGCCCGAACAGCGGGAGCGCCTGATCAGCCAGGATTACCTGCAGCGGGTGCACCAGGAGCACCTGGCCATCGCCGATGCGATCAGCGCCGGCGATGCCGACCGGGCCCGCGCCGCCATGCGCGCGCATCTGAGCGGCAGCATCGCCCGCTACCGCGCCTCGCTCTGA
- the kdgD gene encoding 5-dehydro-4-deoxyglucarate dehydratase, with translation MPLSPQELKSKMGSGLLSFPVTHFDADLEFAEGPYREHVGWLSSYDAATLFAAGGTGEYFSLGQDEFARIVRAAVEAAGGRCPVVAGCGVNTRRAIADAKAAEAAGADGVLLLPTYLMGGTQEGQYAHVKAVCDAISIGVVVYNRATSVLKADTVARLAEACPNLIGFKDGVGEIDLVTRIRATLGDRLVYVGGMPTHELFASAYDAAGFSTYSSAVFNFVPELALSFYAALRVGDHTAMDRILHGFFYPFADIRDRVAGYPVSLIKGGLKAVGRDPGPVRPPLVNPTEKDVADLAEVIRKSAEFSAAA, from the coding sequence ATGCCGCTGTCACCGCAGGAACTGAAATCGAAGATGGGATCGGGCCTGCTGTCCTTCCCGGTCACCCATTTCGACGCCGATCTGGAATTCGCCGAGGGGCCGTATCGCGAGCATGTCGGCTGGCTCTCCTCCTACGACGCCGCGACCCTGTTCGCCGCCGGCGGGACGGGCGAGTATTTCTCGCTCGGCCAGGATGAATTCGCCCGAATCGTCCGAGCCGCCGTCGAGGCGGCCGGCGGGCGCTGTCCGGTGGTCGCCGGCTGCGGCGTGAACACCCGCCGCGCCATCGCCGATGCCAAGGCGGCCGAGGCGGCCGGTGCCGACGGCGTGCTGCTGCTACCGACCTACCTGATGGGTGGCACACAGGAGGGCCAGTACGCCCATGTGAAGGCGGTCTGCGACGCGATCTCCATCGGTGTCGTTGTCTACAACCGGGCGACCTCGGTGCTGAAGGCGGACACGGTGGCCCGGCTGGCCGAGGCCTGCCCGAACCTGATCGGCTTCAAGGACGGGGTAGGGGAGATCGATCTGGTCACCCGCATCCGCGCCACCCTGGGCGACCGGCTGGTCTATGTCGGCGGCATGCCGACCCACGAGCTGTTCGCCTCTGCCTACGACGCCGCCGGGTTCTCCACGTATTCCTCGGCGGTGTTCAATTTCGTCCCCGAACTGGCGCTGTCTTTCTACGCCGCTCTGCGGGTCGGCGACCATACCGCCATGGATCGGATCCTGCATGGGTTCTTCTACCCCTTCGCCGATATCCGCGACCGGGTGGCGGGCTATCCGGTGTCGCTGATCAAGGGGGGGCTGAAGGCGGTGGGGCGCGACCCCGGGCCGGTGCGGCCGCCGCTGGTGAACCCGACGGAAAAGGACGTCGCCGACCTCGCCGAGGTGATCCGAAAGTCGGCCGAGTTCAGCGCGGCTGCATAA
- a CDS encoding TRAP transporter substrate-binding protein, with amino-acid sequence MKLIDRIGATAIAVVVAAGVAGAAQAAEWKGWNIHVPDYPNTVAMDRFAELLDKNSDGRITLKMFHGGVLGSQPDAIEQLRIGAIEIGNFNLGPIGPVAPEANVVSLPFIFKDQDHMHRAMDGAPGEQISAGMEKIGIVALAWYDSGARSFYNTKKPIMKPEDVAGMKVRVMNNDLYSGMIAAMGGNPSPMAFSEVYQSLKTGVVDGAENNWPSYESTGHFEVAGFYSMSEHLIIPECVCINADVFNGLSDADKDLVRNAARESSVLQRELWAKRAEASRDKVIKAGVKFNAIDDKTAFQEAMKPVYAKFLESNPNLKPLVEAIQATQ; translated from the coding sequence ATGAAACTGATCGACAGGATTGGTGCGACCGCCATTGCGGTCGTCGTGGCGGCCGGCGTCGCCGGCGCTGCCCAGGCGGCCGAATGGAAGGGCTGGAACATTCACGTTCCGGACTATCCGAACACCGTCGCCATGGACAGGTTCGCCGAGCTCCTGGACAAGAACAGCGACGGGCGGATCACCCTGAAGATGTTCCATGGCGGCGTGCTCGGGAGCCAGCCGGACGCCATCGAGCAGCTCCGCATCGGGGCGATCGAGATCGGCAACTTCAACCTCGGCCCGATCGGTCCGGTGGCGCCGGAGGCGAACGTCGTCTCGCTGCCGTTCATCTTCAAGGACCAGGATCACATGCACCGGGCCATGGACGGCGCCCCGGGCGAGCAGATCAGTGCCGGCATGGAGAAGATCGGGATCGTCGCGCTGGCCTGGTACGATTCCGGCGCGCGCTCGTTCTACAACACCAAGAAGCCGATCATGAAGCCGGAGGACGTCGCCGGGATGAAGGTGCGGGTCATGAACAACGACCTGTATTCCGGCATGATCGCCGCCATGGGCGGCAACCCGTCGCCGATGGCCTTCTCCGAGGTCTATCAGTCGCTGAAGACCGGCGTGGTCGACGGGGCGGAGAACAACTGGCCGTCCTACGAGTCCACCGGGCATTTCGAGGTCGCCGGCTTCTACTCGATGTCCGAGCACCTGATCATCCCGGAATGCGTCTGCATCAACGCCGATGTCTTTAACGGCCTGTCGGACGCCGATAAGGACCTGGTGCGCAACGCCGCCCGCGAGTCCTCCGTCCTGCAGCGCGAGCTCTGGGCCAAGCGGGCCGAAGCGAGCCGCGACAAGGTCATCAAGGCCGGCGTGAAGTTCAACGCGATCGACGACAAGACCGCCTTCCAGGAGGCCATGAAGCCGGTCTACGCCAAGTTCCTGGAATCCAACCCCAATCTGAAGCCGCTGGTCGAAGCGATCCAGGCCACCCAGTAA
- a CDS encoding TRAP transporter small permease: protein MLQPFYRLLDAVCQVSLVVSGTAMVTLTVIFGWLVFGRYVLNATPTWVEQVSLLLVALIGFLGASTGVHERSHLGVSFFRDIAPRPVRLAMELVSYLIMAVFGAVMMVNSYKLVLFKWSAEIPLINLPEGLRAVPLTLCGAFTLAYSIGHLIRFFTGERLDDRILETPPPADLPHSAE, encoded by the coding sequence GTGCTTCAACCGTTCTATCGGCTTCTGGACGCCGTCTGCCAGGTCAGCCTCGTGGTCTCCGGCACCGCCATGGTCACGCTGACGGTGATCTTCGGCTGGCTGGTCTTCGGCCGCTATGTGCTCAACGCCACCCCGACCTGGGTCGAGCAGGTATCGCTGCTGCTGGTGGCGCTGATCGGCTTCCTCGGCGCCTCGACCGGGGTGCACGAGCGCTCCCATCTCGGCGTGTCGTTCTTCCGGGACATAGCGCCCCGCCCGGTGCGGCTGGCGATGGAGCTGGTCTCCTATCTGATCATGGCGGTGTTCGGGGCGGTCATGATGGTCAACAGCTACAAGCTGGTCTTGTTCAAGTGGAGCGCCGAGATCCCGCTGATCAACCTGCCCGAAGGGTTGCGGGCCGTGCCGCTGACCCTCTGCGGCGCCTTCACGCTGGCCTATTCGATCGGCCACCTGATCCGCTTCTTCACCGGTGAGCGGCTGGACGACCGGATCTTGGAGACGCCGCCACCGGCCGATCTCCCGCATTCGGCCGAGTAG
- a CDS encoding diguanylate cyclase, which yields MHRDLDISTSRILIVDDARENVRILASILKDVASVSFSLGGQDALVKASSTLPDLILLDIEMPDMNGHEVITRIKDDPRTAPIPVIFVTSHADVEDEETGLRLGAIDYITKPFNPSIVRARVRNQLMLRAYAKQLEDLNIELERLATTDSLTGLANRRAFRERVTLELRRLDRYGGEACLMMMDLDHFKAVNDSYGHDAGDAVLRAVAQRVSGQLRETDTFGRLGGEEFAVLAAGTPVEQGAMVAHRLLSSVREQPVIWNGLEIAVTTSIGMTALRAGDGSIDAALARADQALYASKDGGRNRVEVLAA from the coding sequence ATGCATCGAGACCTCGACATTTCCACATCGCGTATCCTGATCGTCGACGACGCGCGGGAGAATGTGCGGATCCTGGCGAGCATCCTGAAGGACGTTGCCTCCGTCTCGTTCTCGCTCGGCGGGCAGGACGCCCTGGTGAAGGCAAGTTCCACCCTGCCCGACCTGATCCTGCTGGACATCGAGATGCCCGATATGAACGGGCATGAGGTGATCACTCGGATTAAGGACGATCCGCGGACGGCGCCGATCCCCGTCATCTTCGTTACCAGCCATGCCGATGTGGAGGACGAGGAGACCGGGTTGAGGCTCGGCGCCATCGACTACATCACCAAACCCTTCAACCCCTCCATCGTGCGCGCCCGGGTGCGCAATCAGCTCATGCTGCGCGCTTATGCCAAGCAGCTGGAGGATCTGAACATCGAGCTGGAGCGGCTGGCGACCACCGATTCGCTCACCGGGCTTGCCAACCGGCGGGCGTTCCGCGAGCGGGTGACCCTCGAACTCAGGCGCCTCGACCGGTATGGCGGCGAAGCGTGCCTGATGATGATGGACCTCGACCACTTCAAGGCGGTGAACGATTCCTACGGTCACGACGCCGGCGATGCGGTGCTGCGGGCGGTGGCCCAGCGGGTGTCCGGCCAATTGAGGGAAACCGATACCTTCGGCCGCCTCGGCGGCGAGGAGTTCGCCGTCCTGGCCGCCGGGACGCCTGTCGAGCAGGGCGCGATGGTGGCCCACCGGCTGCTGAGCTCGGTCCGCGAGCAGCCGGTGATCTGGAACGGCCTGGAGATCGCGGTGACGACGAGTATCGGCATGACCGCCTTGCGGGCGGGCGACGGGTCGATCGACGCGGCTCTGGCGCGGGCCGACCAGGCGCTGTACGCGAGCAAGGACGGCGGCCGGAATCGGGTCGAGGTGCTCGCCGCCTGA